In the Pseudoliparis swirei isolate HS2019 ecotype Mariana Trench chromosome 21, NWPU_hadal_v1, whole genome shotgun sequence genome, one interval contains:
- the eif4a1a gene encoding eukaryotic translation initiation factor 4A1A translates to MSAEYDNRENNGPEGMEPDGIIESNWNEITDSFDEMNLREALLRGIYAYGFEKPSAIQQRAIMPCIKGYDVIAQAQSGTGKTATFAISILQQIDVELKGTQALILAPTRELAQQIQKVVLALGDYMGANCYACIGGTNIRSEVQKLQAESPHIVVGTPGRVFDMLNRKNLSAKYIKMFVLDEADEMLSRGFKDQIYEIFQKLPSSTQVVLLSATMPADVLEVTKKFMREPVRILVKKEELTLEGIRQFYINVEKEEWKLDTLCDLYETLTITQAVIFINTRRKVDWLTEKMHARDFTVSALHGDMEQKERDLIMREFRSGSSRVLITTDLLARGIDVQQVSLVINYDLPTNRENYIHRIGRGGRFGRKGVAINMVTEDDKRTLRDIETFYNTTVEEMPMNVADLI, encoded by the exons GATGGCATCATTGAG AGCAACTGGAATGAGATCACTGACAGTTTTGATGAGATGAACTTGCGTGAGGCTCTGCTCAGAGGAATTTATGCCTATGGTTTCGAGAAGCCCTCTGCTATCCAGCAGAGAGCCATTATGCCTTGTATCAAGG GTTATGATGTGATCGCTCAGGCCCAGTCTGGCACTGGGAAGACCGCCACCTTTGCCATTTCCATCCTTCAGCAGATCGATGTGGAGCTGAAAGGCACCCAGGCGTTGATCTTGGCTCCCACCAGGGAGCTGGCTCAGCAG ATCCAGAAGGTGGTGCTGGCTCTGGGTGACTACATGGGCGCTAATTGCTACGCCTGTATCGGAGGGACCAACATCCGCAGTGAAGTCCAGAAGCTCCAGGCTGAGTCCCCTCACATCGTGGTGGGAACCCCGGGCCGTGTCTTTGACATGTTGAATCGTAAAAACCTCT CTGCCAAGTACATCAAAATGTTCGTGCTGGACGAGGCTGACGAGATGCTCAGTCGAGGGTTCAAGGACCAGATCTATGAGATTTTCCAGAAGCTGCCAAGCAGCACACAG GTTGTCCTTCTGTCGGCCACCATGCCGGCTGACGTGTTGGAAGTCACGAAGAAGTTCATGCGTGAACCCGTCAGAATCCtggtgaagaaggaggagctgaCCCTTGAGGGCATCCGTCAGTTCTACATCAACGTGGAGAAAGAG GAGTGGAAGCTGGACACGCTGTGTGACCTGTACGAAACCCTGACCATCACACAAGCGGTCATCTTCATCAACACGAGGAGGAAAGTGGACTGGCTGACAGAGAAGATGCACGCCAGAGACTTCACCGTGTCTGCTCTG CACGGTGACATGgagcagaaggagagagacttGATCATGAGGGAGTTCCGCTCCGGCTCCAGTCGAGTCCTCATCACCACTGACCTGCTG GCCAGAGGTATTGATGTCCAGCAGGTGTCTCTGGTCATCAACTACGACCTGCCGACCAACAGGGAAAACTACATCCACAG GATTGGTCGGGGCGGTCGTTTCGGCAGAAAGGGCGTCGCCATCAACATGGTGACCGAGGATGACAAGCGAACCCTGAGGGACATTGAAACATTCTACAACACCACCGTGGAGGAGATGCCCATGAACGTGGCCGATCTTATCTAG